A single genomic interval of Asterias amurensis chromosome 1, ASM3211899v1 harbors:
- the LOC139947183 gene encoding tubulin-specific chaperone C-like produces MATEGNRGDSRNDANLADLKEAIGGKLQRRQEERVTKLEDLRNQRETATGKQESSNYFDSTFTNEKATVEERLSTAGSVEKSALSDLFDSLTLSVQKLQKFITESTFFLTSYEIRKSQDDVEKLFAAIDEKRDELIPKKKFAFKGRQKKSNKPKEVKPTVAVEEVDGPLNNIQSDLLKFQCGVFDQANAVFELQSQEVKSKDVGLTNLSSCTVKLYGSPNAIHMNNLTNCTVFSGPVPGSIFVDNCQGCTLVVSCQQLRVHHTTATKFYLHVTSRAIIEDTTDVGFAPYNWTYPEQDADFKTSELDRGRNSWDDVDDFNWLASDKASPNWSVITEEKRVQSWEM; encoded by the coding sequence ATGGCGACTGAAGGTAACAGAGGTGACTCAAGAAATGACGCAAATTTGGCAGATTTGAAGGAGGCAATCGGTGGAAAGCTTCAACGCCGGCAAGAAGAGAGGGTAACCAAGCTTGAGGACTTGAGAAATCAGCGAGAAACGGCGACCGGTAAGCAGGAGAGCTCGAATTATTTCGATAGCACATTCACCAACGAAAAGGCCACAGTGGAAGAGCGCCTGTCAACCGCAGGCTCTGTGGAAAAATCTGCCCTCAGTGATTTATTTGATTCACTGACGTTGTCAGTACAGAAGCTACAGAAATTCATCACTGAGTCCACCTTCTTCCTGACTTCATATGAAATCAGAAAATCCCAAGATGATGTTGAAAAGTTATTTGCCGCCATAGACGAGAAGCGGGACGAACTCATCCCTAAAAAGAAGTTCGCTTTTAAAGGTAGACAGAAAAAGTCCAACAAACCGAAAGAAGTTAAGCCCACCGTAGCTGTAGAGGAGGTAGATGGGCCCTTGAACAACATCCAGAGTGACTTGCTCAAGTTTCAGTGCGGTGTTTTTGATCAAGCTAATGCTGTCTTTGAGCTTCAATCGCAAGAAGTTAAATCCAAAGATGTTGGACTCACTAACCTATCCTCCTGTACAGTGAAACTGTACGGGTCCCCGAATGCCATCCACATGAATAATCTGACAAACTGCACCGTGTTTTCCGGTCCAGTCCCCGGCTCCATCTTTGTTGATAACTGTCAAGGTTGCACGCTCGTCGTCTCTTGTCAACAGCTCAGGGTACACCACACCACGGCAACCAAGTTCTATCTTCATGTCACGAGTCGTGCCATTATTGAGGACACGACCGATGTGGGATTCGCACCTTACAACTGGACCTACCCGGAGCAGGATGCAGACTTCAAGACCAGTGAGCTCGACCGAGGTCGCAACAGTTGGGATGACGTGGATGACTTTAATTGGCTCGCAAGCGACAAAGCATCCCCTAATTGGAGTGTTATTACGGAGGAGAAACGAGTCCAGTCTTGGGAGATGTGA